Part of the Suricata suricatta isolate VVHF042 chromosome 8, meerkat_22Aug2017_6uvM2_HiC, whole genome shotgun sequence genome, ACCTTCCATGTCTTGCCACCCTGTAATTGACATAGAGtgtgacattagtttcaggaaGTGAGCGGCCCTCTAAGGCCCCTCTCCTGGTTCCTTTCTGCCCACTGCAGGCCCCCCAAGCATTTCCACGCCTGACCCACCTCCAAGTGCCCGCTCCGTTCCAGAAGCCCAGCTGCCAacagaaatacagaagagaatcccaagcatccaGGTGCCCAGGCTTTGACTGGGCTGCTGGACTGTGAAGTGAGAAATGATTAGACaaggcgggcggggcgggggtcaGTCTCAGAGGAAATGGGCCTAGTTGGAGCTCCCCCAACTAGGAACTGGGGTCTGAGCCCGAGAGGCTTGTGCTAATTTACATGGGCCCCTAACCATTCCCACCATCTGGTACTTCGTATGCCTTATTAATTTTGCAAAGGCTCCTTGAGTGCCTCCTGTGTGcacccattttgcagaggaggagaCGGATTCAACGCTTCAGTCCAGACCACAGCCCCACGCTGCCAACGGCTCTTCTGTTCCCGGTTAGCTCTGGCTCCACAGGGCAGCGAGCACCATCTTGAAAAACACAGGGGACCCCGCAAAGGGACGCGCTTTCTTtggcctggaatgttcttccctcaGTTCCATGTTGCTCTGCACGACACCGCCTcgctcccttgctctttctccgGACAGGGTCAGAGCCCAGCGCGGCCCCACAATGTCCTTGGTCCCTTAGGAAAAGTTTGTTGGGAGCAGCAAGGTTCAGCGTGGAGCCTAGCACAtcccctgcccctgccatgcCTCTGTGCTGGCTGCAGCCCGTGGGTCACGTGAACAGGGTGCGGGCCTGTGGGCGgcccgtgtgtgcgtgtgcacacttGTGTGCCCCGAGGTGGGGGGTCTAGGGCAGAAGGGGCCTTTGTCCATCCGATTCCCAGGCTTCTTGGCGTGTCCCCCCCGCCtttgttcctgcctcagggctggCATTGGCTTGCCCCTGCCCCTTACAGTCGCTGCCCTGATTTAAGCTTCCAGGCCAGGCCTCCCCAAACACGTGACCCTTTGGTGAAATCAACACGCCGACACCAGGAATGGTCACCCATCGTGCTTTAATCAACGTTGCACAGAAATCACGGTTGTGACATGTTCCTGCCCAAAGCTGGACTTCCATCCTGCACGCCGTGGGTGCAGCCAACACGGGACACAGCAGTCGGGTGCCGTAGGGTGCCGTAGGGTGCCGGCTCAGTTGTATTTCCGCGCTGAGGGATGGGAGTGGGAAAGGACTTTTAACTACAGATTGCTTCATGCAATCGCTCCCGTCTTTGGGTTTTGGACTGCTCATCGCAACTAAGTAGGGGGGGCGTGGATAGAGCTTAGACTGTCACATCCTTTTGTCCCTTCGTCCCAGTGACCACCCGACCATCCAGGAATTCACCTAGTGCCTCCATTTACCCCGCATCATTGCCCTGAGCTGTACCCATGCTACCCATTCAGCCTCAGTCCAAACATCTTCCTTCCGCTGGTGCAGTCATGCTTCCAGTTAACCAGCCAGTAGTTCATCCCCCGTCATCCTTGCCTGTGGTTCCTCTGCTCTGGCTTGGAGGCTGcagccctcacctccctccccactaAGGTCCAGCTGGCCTGCCCCCCTCGTCTGGGGCGGGGGCGGCTCCCCACCCACTTGCAGGGTACCTGTGTTCGACCTCTTTGTTTTGTACACCTGCTGGCTCCTCTTGACCACCTTCCTTTTAGTCACCTTCCTTCCCAGATTCTTTCTGTTCTTGGGGTAGCTGCGGGAGTGAGGGGTGGGTCGCGGGGGACAGCAGTGGGAGTGCATGCTGTGTTTCTGGTGCCTCAGGGGCAGGCTGGGGTTAGGACTCTGGCTCTGGGGGCCAGTTGGGCTGTGGTTGGAGGCGCGGCTCCGGCTCCGGCTGCAGGTGTGGCCGCAGGTGTGGCTGCAGGTGTGGCAGTGAAGGCTGCAGTGGCACTGGTTGCAGGGGTGCCTTTGGGGTCGAGAGTTGCTATGGGGCTGGGTGTGGGCTATGGGCAGGCTCTGTGTCTTGGTGTCCATGGGAGGCTGTGCTTGAAGGGCCGgaggcctcctcctcctgcagtGCACCCAGCTTTACAGAGGCCCCAACAGCCCCTGCTTATATAGTTGGGGCTGATTGTGATGGCACAGGCCACCAGGGTGTGACAGACTGGCCAGGGGTGGACAAAGCACCTGCACCTTACCCCTACCCTAGGGTGGGGCCGCTTTCAGGGGGCACCCTGGGAAAGTCCCATCTGCTGGCTACAAGTAGGGACcctcggggcgcccgggtggctcagtcggttaagcatccgactcttggttttggctcaggtcacgatctcacagtttgtgggttcaagccccatgtcaggctctgcgctgacagcctggagcctacttgggattctctctctctctctctctctctctctctctgctccccctccattcatgctctctcagactctctcaaaaataaataaaacttaaaaaaaaaaaaagcacaagccAGCAATAGGGACCCTTGCATGGGCTAGAGCTGGGTCCACCTCCCAGATCTGCTGTCTGATTTCCTCTGGTCGCTCACCTGGGCATTCGCCTCTCCAAGTTCTCTGCCTTTGTAAAACAGGGACACTAAGAACACCTACCTCCCAGGGTGTCAGAGGAATTAGAGAATCTGTGACCAGTGCCTGGCTCAGGGCCAGCCCCCAGAAAGACCCCCATACCCTCTGTCCAAGCCTCCCCACCGCGTTCCCTTATGACCCCCACGCAGCTGGACGCCCGGAGCACCTCTCTGACCCCGGTGGGTGGCCGATCAGGGGCACAGCCAGACGGGCGGGTGGGCAGACGCTGAGTGGATAAGACTCACCGGCCGGACTGACGGCGGTCTGCCTGGTGAGCTCACCCCCCAGCGGGGTTTCCAGCTGGGGGATTTAGAACCTGGTTCCAACCCTGGTTGGGACTGATGTCCAATCTTGGGTGGAGTATTTTGGATTTCggggctcagtttccttatctaacAAGGGGACGTCATTCCTTCCTTCGTGGGATTCTAGGGAACCTGAGCTGCCCGGTTGCCCCTgagagccgccccccccccccccccccccccccccccccccccccccccccggcagccCTCCCAGCCAACCCCCTGCTTTTGTCTCCTGTTCACGTACAAGTTTGCCTCTAGTTGGAGGGTTCACTGCCTCCTGCTTTTCTTGCAGGTGATTCATAAGCCTGGCCCCTTGGTTGTGGTGGAATCTGCTCTCATTTACTGAGCCCTTCTTGTGTGGCTGGCCTCCAGGCCCCACGCTTTCTATAGGCAGCCctgtgccccccagccccctggtgACCCCGTGCAGTGGACTGAATGGGGCGTGGACAGAAGGATGGGATTGTCTCACCAAGTGCCTTGGTCGGGGTGTGCGGGTGGGAGCCCTGGACTGCAGGCCTCTTCCCCCTGCCCTCGCTTCCCCTCCACCTGCTGCGGGCCCTCCTTGGAGTAGCTCAGGGCCTCTCCTTGCCCTGAGGACCTCCTGCAAATACCgtccatctcacacacacaccgcCCCCCCTTCCCAGCAGCCCTGATCCGGATCCTTCTCCGGCCCAGATGCCTGGTGTTCAGGGGACCAAGAGAGGCGGGGCAAGAACTCATTGGTCATTTCTTTTGGCAAGAGAAGGGTTAAGAGAGCCAGGGCAGGACTGGCAATGCGTCCAGTGCTTCTCGAAGGCCAGCACAAGGGCCCGGGTTCTGCGTCTGGGCCTGGCGGCTTCTTGGGGCTCCCACTCCCCTTGCTGTGATGGGGGCATCGGCATCTGGACCCCGATGAAGGCAGAAGTCAGCCTATGGCGGCGGGGGGCACAGCGGGTCGCCTTGCTGTGCAGACGGGAGCAGTGGCGGCAGTGGTGGCCGAGGACCCGCGGCCCCTCCGCAGGCTCAGACCCCAAGACTGGGCCCAGTGTGGCCAGATGCAGCCACCATGAGTGACCCCAGTGGTGCCTCCTGTCTTAATTAAACACTCACCGGCTCAACACCACCGTGACGACAACCTTAGGGTAGCAGTGAAtctcagggaggggcaggcagatggggacatgctcaaggtcacacagccagcagaaGGACATTCGAGCCCAGGTCTGCTGAGCTCCTAAGCTCACTGGCCCGTCAAGTCGTGTGTTCTTGGCCTGCGTCTGCTCAGACCCAAAGAGGACTCTGCCCCCgcttcccctgcccaccccccaccccccacagaaCTGGCTGACTCCCAGTTTTGGCCACCGCGTTTCCTACCCCCCGAAGCAGGGAGAGTGGCTGAGAGGtcatggcgggggcgggggcgggggtagggGCAGCTCGCTTCCCCCGCCCTACCTCCCCAGGCTCACACACGCACGCATGGCACCGTAGGCCAGGTGTAGAGAGACCAGAGAGGAGAGGTCCAAGGAGACTTTTTATTGACTCTTTTCTGAAAGTTCCTCTCGCTGGAGCCGTGGCGGGAACCTCTCCGGGGGCCCCTGTCGTGGGTCAGGAGCGCGTCTGCTTGGGCTCGGGGCTCTGCGGGGCCACGGGACTCCCTTCGGCaccgtcctcctcctcctgccgctCGGGCTCCATCAGCAGCAGCTTGCCCTGCATCGGGAGctcgtcctcctcctcttcctcctcctcctcctcctctgcctcttcctcctcctcttcctcctcttcctcctcctcctcctcctcctctctctcctcctcggACGACAAGGAAAAGTTATCCCGGCTCACACAGGCCATGAGCTTCTTCATGGAGGATTCGTGGCCCCGGCTGTGGCCTGTGCCGAGCTTGGTGCAGCGGGAACCCATAGCCCTCTTTGGCTGCCTCTCCAGACTGGGAGGGAAGGCCACTGCAGGTGGGGGCAGTGGAAGGGCTGTGAGGACATAGGCAGAGCGCTGACATCACAAAGGCGCCCCTGGGGCACCACCCCCACCCTTGGATAGCGGAGTCTGACTCATACCTCAGCCACCAGCAGCCCCCTGAGGTCCTCCCACCTCCGGGCCACTCAGAATTCCAGGCCGGCCGCCTTGCCCGGCCATGTTGCCTCATCTGTGCTGACAAAAGTGCCCCTTTTAGCTGGGGTGACAGTTGGGGATAGAATGTGCAGAAGCAGGAAAGCCCATAGACTCCTCCCCAGATTCCAGAAAGACCTAGCCGCCAGAGGGCTGCTGCCATTATGTGAAGATGGGTCAGAATAGTGGTTACTTTTGGGGGGAGTTGGATGAAAGATGAGAGGGGCTAGACACATCTGGGTTCTTGAGCTGAGGGCGGAGCGAGACTACACACGTGCACTTGTAGCGTGTGCTCTGTGTATATGCTGTGAGTCAAGTCTCTATTTCagcccggggggcgggggtggggagcactTAGGATAGATCCTTTTTCTGCTCCAAATCCTCAGGGCTCTCGAGGTGAGGACGCGTGGCTGGGTGATCTGGGTGGGCCCCCATGGGAACAGGCCCGTGACTGGACCAGTTctgccctggagcctccagaaggagcatAGCCTTGCCGACAGGGATTTTAAAGTTTGtggtgatctcactgttcaagcccctcctccaggctcactctctcttacaaaacaaaaacccttcccATCTCCGCAGAACCCACACTTTCCCTAACGGTACCCAACAGGAGGGTACCGTTTCTTCTGTGTACGTTTTGTGTCCGTGCCTATAAAGGAGAGCCTGGACGGCAAGTCTGTTATGTCAGGCTTTATTCGGCAGATGACTTTTGCGCATTTTAGTCAAGAGGCTGTGGGCTCCTGACCGACTCCaggggggtggagtggggtgggcATCCAGCGTCGGGGGGGATCGCTTTGGTCTCTCGAGGTGGCTCTCTGACGGgtgctttttccttcatttccttccagGGGTGTGATGGGCCCAGGAAAGCTTAGTGTCGGCTCTTGCATCTCCTCCCCCTGACCCTTCTGTAGCCTTTTGGAAAGGAGTTCTGGTTACGGGGCTCCGGGGGGTCACGGGGCGGGGTCCCATGGCCAGACTTAGCGTGCCAGGGgcaggagtggggctggggggtggacCCCAGGGGTTGGGTCCCAGAGCCACCCCGGTAGcaccaggggcaggggtggggctgggggtgggtccCAGGGGAGGGCGGATGGGCCCCACCTCTCTGGCGGCCCCTGCAGGTGCGTCTCCGCCGCCTGCGGACCCTGTACCGCCTCCTTAGGGAGCAGCGCTGGTGTCTGTAGTGGCGCTCTCTGTGGGTCCCCCCTTCTGCCTGGACATCCTCCGGGTCCTCTGTCTGCTCCTGCTCCCACCCCCGCCGGGGGGCTTCACTCCCCCTGTTCACACGGTGGCGGGTCATGTTCCCAGGACAGGTGGCTTCGGCTGAAGGCAGGGGCAAGGGAGGAGGGCTGAGGCCTGCCCACCTGCTCTTGCTGTTAACATTCGTCTGCTCTGCTGGCCAGTCTTTGTGCACTTGTATATGAAGGCCCCCCCCCTCCACTATGACTCGGTGGCCCCACCCTACCATTGTTCCCACACCGGTGGTCCCTTTACAGCAGGCAGGGCCTGAAAGGGGAAGCCATGCCCTTGCCTTGCCTAAAAGAACATGCATGTCCCTGGCCCCTTGGGGCGCGTGGGACTCTCCATCTCAGCTGGTGTGAGCCTCACACACTTGTTCCTGAAGCTGCCTCGGCACCCTGGGGCTGTGCCTCGATCTGGTTTTGTGAGGGGTTGTCACTGAGTTCATTTACTTTCCGATTCCTGCTTCCCATAAAGAGGGGATGTGGCTGCACACACGGGGCTGCACAAAGAGGGCAAAGCTGGGCATCAGTTTGTGCCCTGGGCCTTCCAACCCCTTCCCAGCCCAGGTGGTGCTCCCGTCCAAAGGTATCCTGATCCTTTCTCCTGGGCCTCACTGTCCTGTGGAGGATCCCTTAAGATCcagaatcaggggcgcctggtggctcagttggttgagcgtccagcttcggctcaggtcatgatctcacggttcatggg contains:
- the TNP2 gene encoding nuclear transition protein 2; its protein translation is MDTKTQSLPIAHTQPHSNSRPQRHPCNQCHCSLHCHTCSHTCGHTCSRSRSRASNHSPTGPQSQSPNPSLPLRHQKHSMHSHCCPPRPTPHSRSYPKNRKNLGRKVTKRKVVKRSQQVYKTKRSNTARKYN
- the PRM3 gene encoding protamine-3, yielding MGSRCTKLGTGHSRGHESSMKKLMACVSRDNFSLSSEEEREEEEEEEEEEEEEEEEAEEEEEEEEEEDELPMQGKLLLMEPERQEEEDGAEGSPVAPQSPEPKQTRS